In one window of Caballeronia sp. TF1N1 DNA:
- a CDS encoding DMT family transporter, whose protein sequence is MQRGVMYGMSAGAIWGFIFLAPRLLPDFSPLALSVGRYLMYGAVSLAVALPIARRLMTNITRADLLALVKLALVGNLLYYMLLASAVQLVGVAPTSLIVGILPVTVTLAGRRDDGAVELRRLAGPLSMILAGIACINLDVFRDVFLQHGSVETSSVPTRLAGLACALGALAAWTWYAVVNARYVQANHRFDGNEWSVLWGIVTGVLGAILGAITWMLPAGSVQAAVSPERWQLFWLVSFALAAGGSWVGNILWNAASKRLPLTLSGQLIAFETLFALLYAFVYDGRWPRVPELCAIALLTAGVSWSVRQHSVVTPRVSKEAPAH, encoded by the coding sequence ATGCAGCGCGGTGTGATGTACGGAATGTCGGCCGGAGCAATCTGGGGTTTCATTTTTCTGGCGCCGCGGCTGTTGCCCGATTTCTCGCCGCTTGCTTTGAGCGTCGGACGGTATCTGATGTATGGCGCCGTGTCGCTCGCGGTGGCGCTACCTATCGCGCGGCGGTTGATGACCAATATCACGCGCGCCGATCTCCTCGCGCTCGTAAAACTGGCGCTCGTCGGCAACCTTCTTTACTACATGCTGCTTGCAAGCGCGGTGCAACTGGTCGGCGTCGCGCCGACATCGCTGATCGTCGGCATCTTGCCCGTCACCGTCACGCTCGCGGGGCGGCGCGATGATGGCGCGGTGGAATTGCGGCGCCTCGCCGGGCCGTTGTCGATGATCCTGGCGGGCATCGCGTGCATCAATCTGGATGTGTTTCGCGACGTGTTTTTGCAGCATGGCAGCGTCGAGACGAGCAGCGTGCCAACACGGCTTGCCGGCCTCGCATGCGCGCTCGGGGCGCTCGCCGCGTGGACCTGGTACGCGGTCGTCAACGCGCGCTACGTGCAGGCGAACCATCGTTTCGACGGCAACGAATGGTCGGTGCTGTGGGGAATCGTGACGGGCGTGCTGGGCGCAATCCTCGGCGCGATCACGTGGATGTTGCCCGCAGGCAGCGTGCAGGCCGCCGTGTCGCCCGAACGCTGGCAGTTGTTCTGGCTCGTGAGTTTTGCCCTGGCGGCGGGCGGTTCGTGGGTCGGCAACATTCTGTGGAACGCGGCGTCCAAGCGCTTGCCCCTAACGCTGTCCGGTCAGTTGATTGCGTTCGAAACGCTCTTCGCGCTGCTCTATGCCTTTGTCTATGACGGCCGCTGGCCGCGCGTGCCGGAACTCTGCGCCATCGCTTTGCTGACTGCGGGCGTGAGTTGGTCGGTGCGTCAGCACAGCGTCGTGACGCCTCGCGTTAGCAAGGAAGCGCCTGCGCATTGA
- the guaB gene encoding IMP dehydrogenase, translating into MRLIQKALTFDDVLLVPAFSSVLPRDTSLKSQLTRNISLNMPLVSAAMDTVTEGRLAIAMAQMGGIGIVHKNLTAKEQAREVAKVKRFESGVVRDPITVPPEMRVRDVIALTQQHGISGFPVVEGAKLIGIVTNRDLRFEERMEEPVRNIMTPRERLVTVKEGTPLAQAKALMHSHRLERVLVVNDAFELRGLMTVKDITKQTENPDACKDEDGKLRVGAAVGVGADNEERVELLAAAGVDVIVVDTAHGHSQGVLERVRWVKQNYPKVQVIGGNIATAAAAKALVEYGADAVKVGIGPGSICTTRIVAGVGVPQITAIANVSEGLRGSGVPVIADGGARFSGDVAKALAAGANVVMMGSMLAGTEESPGDVFLFQGRQYKAYRGMGSVGAMKDGAADRYFQDNSANIDKLVPEGIEGRVAYKGSVNAILFQVIGGVRASMGYCGCSTIAELHDKAEFVQITAAGMRESHVHDVQITKEAPNYHVD; encoded by the coding sequence ATGCGTCTGATCCAGAAAGCACTCACGTTCGATGACGTGCTCCTCGTGCCTGCGTTCTCCAGCGTACTTCCGCGCGATACCAGTCTGAAATCCCAGCTGACTCGCAACATCTCCCTGAATATGCCCCTCGTGTCCGCCGCCATGGACACGGTCACCGAAGGCCGGCTTGCCATCGCCATGGCGCAGATGGGCGGCATCGGCATCGTTCACAAGAATCTCACTGCCAAAGAGCAGGCGCGCGAAGTCGCCAAGGTCAAGCGCTTCGAGTCGGGTGTGGTGCGCGACCCGATCACCGTGCCGCCGGAAATGCGCGTACGCGACGTCATCGCGCTCACGCAGCAGCATGGCATCTCGGGCTTTCCTGTCGTGGAAGGCGCGAAGCTCATCGGCATCGTCACTAACCGCGACCTGCGCTTTGAAGAGCGCATGGAAGAGCCCGTGCGCAACATCATGACGCCGCGCGAGCGCCTCGTGACGGTCAAGGAAGGCACGCCGCTCGCGCAAGCCAAGGCGCTGATGCATAGCCATCGCCTGGAACGCGTGCTCGTGGTCAATGACGCGTTCGAACTGCGCGGCCTGATGACCGTGAAAGACATCACGAAGCAGACCGAGAATCCGGACGCGTGTAAAGACGAAGACGGCAAGCTGCGGGTGGGCGCGGCAGTGGGCGTGGGCGCGGACAACGAGGAGCGCGTCGAGCTGCTCGCGGCGGCGGGCGTGGACGTGATCGTCGTCGATACCGCGCACGGCCACAGCCAGGGCGTGCTCGAACGCGTGCGCTGGGTGAAGCAGAACTACCCGAAGGTGCAGGTGATCGGCGGCAACATCGCTACGGCGGCTGCCGCCAAGGCGCTCGTCGAATACGGCGCGGACGCGGTGAAGGTCGGTATCGGTCCGGGCTCCATCTGCACGACGCGGATCGTCGCGGGCGTGGGCGTGCCGCAGATCACGGCAATCGCGAACGTCTCGGAAGGATTGCGCGGCAGCGGCGTGCCGGTGATCGCGGACGGCGGCGCGCGCTTCTCGGGCGATGTCGCCAAGGCGCTTGCGGCCGGCGCGAACGTCGTCATGATGGGCAGCATGCTCGCGGGCACGGAAGAGTCGCCCGGCGACGTGTTCCTGTTCCAGGGCCGCCAGTACAAGGCGTATCGCGGCATGGGTTCGGTCGGCGCGATGAAGGACGGCGCGGCGGACCGCTACTTCCAGGACAACTCGGCGAACATCGACAAGCTCGTGCCGGAAGGCATCGAAGGCCGCGTGGCCTACAAGGGCTCGGTCAACGCCATCCTGTTCCAGGTCATCGGCGGTGTGCGCGCGAGCATGGGTTATTGCGGCTGCAGCACCATTGCCGAGTTGCACGACAAGGCTGAGTTCGTGCAGATCACGGCGGCCGGCATGCGCGAGTCGCACGTGCACGACGTGCAGATCACGAAGGAAGCGCCGAATTACCACGTCGACTGA
- the guaA gene encoding glutamine-hydrolyzing GMP synthase, translating into MHDKILILDFGSQVTQLIARRIRESHVYSEIHPYDVDETFIREFAPKGIILSGGPNSVTEAGSPRAPQVVFDLGVPVLGICYGMQTMADQLGGKVELGSVREFGYAEVAALNHTGFLEGIEDFKSAEGEAMLKVWMSHGDKVADLPAGFKLMASTPACPIAAMADDDRRFYGVQWHPEVTHTVQGRAMLDRFVLGLCGAKADWEMGHYIDEAVAKIREQVGGEHVILGLSGGVDSSVAAALLHRAIGDQLTCVFVDHGLLRQNEAEQVMSTFADHLGVKVIHVDASAEFLAKLAGVTDPEAKRKIIGAEFVEVFDAESQKLTDAKWLAQGTIYPDVIESAGKGKKGAHTIKSHHNVGGLPETLNLKLLEPLRELFKDEVRELGVKLGLPHAMVYRHPFPGPGLGVRILGEVKREFADLLRQADAIFIETLRNTIDKETGKSWYDLTSQAFAVFLPVKSVGVMGDGRTYEYVVALRAVQTLDFMTAHWAHLPHELLGHVSNRIINEVRGINRVVYDISGKPPATIEWE; encoded by the coding sequence ATGCACGACAAAATCCTGATCCTCGATTTCGGCTCCCAAGTCACGCAACTGATCGCGCGGCGCATCCGCGAATCGCACGTCTACTCGGAAATCCATCCGTACGACGTCGATGAAACCTTCATCCGCGAGTTCGCGCCGAAGGGCATCATCCTGTCGGGCGGCCCGAACTCGGTCACCGAGGCGGGCTCGCCGCGCGCGCCGCAGGTTGTGTTCGATCTCGGCGTGCCGGTGCTCGGCATCTGCTACGGCATGCAGACGATGGCCGATCAGCTTGGCGGCAAGGTCGAACTCGGCAGCGTGCGCGAATTCGGCTATGCGGAAGTGGCTGCGCTCAACCACACGGGCTTCCTTGAAGGCATCGAAGACTTCAAGAGCGCCGAGGGCGAGGCGATGCTGAAGGTGTGGATGAGTCACGGCGACAAGGTTGCCGACTTGCCGGCCGGCTTCAAACTCATGGCCTCGACGCCTGCGTGTCCGATCGCCGCGATGGCCGACGACGACCGCCGCTTCTACGGCGTGCAATGGCATCCTGAAGTCACGCACACCGTGCAAGGCCGCGCGATGCTCGATCGCTTCGTGCTTGGACTGTGCGGCGCGAAAGCGGACTGGGAGATGGGTCATTACATCGACGAAGCGGTCGCGAAGATTCGCGAGCAGGTTGGCGGCGAGCATGTCATTCTGGGCTTGTCGGGCGGCGTGGATTCGTCGGTGGCGGCGGCGCTGTTGCATCGCGCGATCGGCGATCAGCTGACTTGCGTGTTTGTCGATCACGGCCTCTTGCGTCAGAACGAAGCCGAGCAGGTGATGTCCACGTTCGCCGATCACCTTGGCGTGAAGGTCATCCACGTCGATGCGAGCGCGGAGTTTCTCGCGAAGCTCGCGGGCGTGACGGACCCGGAGGCGAAGCGCAAGATCATCGGCGCCGAGTTCGTCGAAGTGTTCGATGCGGAATCCCAGAAGCTCACGGATGCCAAGTGGCTCGCGCAGGGCACCATTTATCCGGACGTGATCGAATCGGCGGGCAAGGGCAAGAAGGGCGCGCATACGATCAAGAGCCATCACAACGTCGGCGGCTTGCCGGAGACGCTGAACCTGAAGCTGCTCGAACCGTTGCGCGAGCTGTTCAAGGACGAAGTGCGCGAGTTGGGCGTGAAGCTCGGTTTGCCGCACGCGATGGTGTACCGCCATCCGTTCCCGGGACCGGGACTTGGCGTGCGTATTCTTGGCGAAGTAAAGCGCGAGTTCGCTGACCTTTTGCGTCAGGCGGACGCGATCTTTATCGAAACGTTGCGCAATACCATCGACAAGGAAACGGGCAAGTCGTGGTATGACCTCACGAGCCAGGCGTTCGCGGTGTTCTTGCCGGTGAAGAGCGTTGGTGTCATGGGCGACGGGCGGACTTATGAGTATGTCGTTGCCCTGCGCGCCGTGCAGACGCTGGACTTCATGACTGCGCATTGGGCGCATCTGCCGCATGAGTTGCTTGGGCATGTGTCCAATCGGATCATTAATGAAGTGCGGGGGATTAACCGGGTGGTTTATGACATCTCGGGGAAGCCGCCAGCGACGATCGAGTGGGAGTGA
- a CDS encoding type II toxin-antitoxin system VapC family toxin translates to MKVTADTNVLLRTIVDDDAIQTTRAVALLDTADMVAVSLQTLCEVVWVLRGQYGVTRADIAFAIRTLLSTSNVVVNRPGAEAGLALLDAGGDFADGVIAYDGSWLGAETFVSFDKKAVSLLTKQGQAARLL, encoded by the coding sequence ATGAAGGTGACAGCTGACACGAACGTCCTGCTTCGCACCATTGTGGACGATGACGCAATTCAAACAACGCGCGCTGTCGCACTTTTGGATACGGCCGACATGGTGGCGGTTAGCCTGCAAACGCTATGCGAGGTTGTTTGGGTGCTGCGCGGCCAATACGGCGTTACTCGTGCGGATATCGCTTTCGCAATTCGCACGCTGTTGAGCACAAGCAATGTCGTGGTTAATCGTCCGGGCGCCGAGGCAGGACTTGCGTTACTGGATGCGGGCGGAGATTTTGCTGATGGGGTCATCGCCTACGATGGTAGCTGGCTTGGGGCGGAGACCTTCGTTTCTTTCGACAAAAAAGCGGTATCACTGCTGACAAAGCAAGGGCAAGCTGCACGTCTGCTCTAG
- a CDS encoding AbrB/MazE/SpoVT family DNA-binding domain-containing protein has product MSTLTVTARGQVTFRKEVLQHLGIKPGERIELNLLPDGRAELTAAQTKGSFRELRGILKGKTNGARLTIEEINDAIAACGATRGAGKA; this is encoded by the coding sequence ATGAGCACACTGACGGTCACCGCGCGGGGCCAGGTCACGTTTCGGAAAGAGGTACTGCAGCACTTGGGTATCAAGCCCGGCGAGAGAATCGAGTTGAACCTGCTGCCGGACGGCCGGGCCGAATTGACGGCCGCTCAAACAAAGGGTTCATTTCGGGAACTGCGGGGCATTCTTAAGGGCAAGACGAACGGCGCTCGATTAACTATCGAGGAAATTAACGACGCGATTGCCGCTTGTGGCGCGACCCGAGGGGCTGGCAAGGCATGA
- the serB gene encoding phosphoserine phosphatase SerB, with the protein MNLVIQSPSLISDAHLKPLAALARSRETQRIDDTLLRLTDADPLQRADIDAYCGTHALDYAFIDANAKLTDFGLVAMDMDSTLITIECIDEIADFCGLKAEVAAITEASMRGEIKDFNESLTRRVALLKGLEATALQRVFDERLQLSPGAERMLAGARAAGLKTLLVSGGFTFFTERLKVRLGLDYTRANTLEIVDGKLTGKVLGEIVNADVKARTLRETCSEIGIDPKRAIAMGDGSNDLKMMAEAGLSVAFRAKPVVREAASLAFNFVGLDGLLRLF; encoded by the coding sequence ATGAACCTCGTCATTCAAAGCCCCAGTCTTATCTCCGATGCGCATCTGAAGCCGCTCGCCGCCCTCGCCCGTTCGCGCGAAACGCAGCGTATCGACGACACGCTCTTGCGCCTGACCGATGCCGATCCGCTGCAACGCGCCGACATCGACGCTTATTGCGGCACGCACGCGCTCGACTACGCGTTCATCGACGCAAACGCGAAGTTGACCGACTTCGGCCTCGTCGCGATGGATATGGATTCGACGCTCATCACGATCGAATGTATCGATGAGATCGCGGATTTCTGCGGGCTGAAGGCGGAAGTCGCGGCGATCACGGAAGCCTCGATGCGCGGCGAGATCAAGGACTTCAACGAGAGTCTCACGCGCCGCGTCGCACTGTTGAAGGGACTGGAGGCGACCGCATTGCAACGCGTGTTCGACGAGCGTCTGCAGTTATCGCCGGGCGCGGAACGCATGCTCGCCGGAGCGCGGGCAGCGGGCTTGAAAACGCTGCTGGTGTCGGGCGGATTCACGTTCTTCACCGAGCGGCTGAAAGTGCGGCTCGGCCTCGACTACACGCGCGCGAATACGCTCGAAATCGTCGATGGCAAATTGACGGGCAAGGTGCTCGGCGAGATCGTCAACGCGGATGTCAAGGCGCGCACGCTGCGCGAGACCTGCTCGGAGATCGGCATCGATCCGAAACGCGCGATCGCCATGGGCGATGGGTCCAACGATTTGAAGATGATGGCGGAAGCGGGTCTGTCGGTGGCGTTTCGCGCGAAGCCGGTGGTGAGGGAGGCGGCTAGTCTCGCGTTTAATTTCGTTGGGCTGGATGGGTTGTTGAGGTTGTTTTGA
- a CDS encoding LysR family transcriptional regulator — MSSEPLASHADSDARERLDLLDVGLFVRAAALASLSAAAREFGLSPAVASARIAGLERMLGARLLHRTTRRVSVTQEGEIFAAHARELLDAAEAARASVGRARERPHGRLRVTMPSSLGRQHVSPLIPAFLRLYPGVSIELRMTDQIIDLVDEGIDLAIRIGALKDSTLVARKLASNRRVLCASPAYIEAHGRPRHPAELAEHECVILSDQRDWSFHTPTGVIDVRVSGRIVTDNGEVIRDAIAAGVGIALKSTWSVAPLLASGELVTLLDDYPCAQTVAIWAVYPSRAFVPPKTLAFIDFLAERFGEPPYWDVDPGSVQR; from the coding sequence ATGAGTAGCGAACCGCTTGCCAGCCATGCCGATTCCGACGCGCGCGAACGTCTCGATCTGCTCGACGTCGGCTTGTTCGTGCGCGCGGCGGCGCTTGCCAGTTTGTCGGCGGCGGCGCGTGAATTCGGCCTCTCGCCGGCGGTGGCGAGCGCGCGCATCGCGGGGCTGGAGCGCATGCTCGGCGCGCGGCTTTTGCATCGGACGACGCGGCGCGTGAGCGTCACGCAGGAAGGCGAGATTTTCGCGGCCCACGCGCGTGAACTGCTCGATGCCGCCGAGGCCGCGCGTGCATCGGTGGGCCGCGCACGCGAACGGCCTCACGGACGGCTGCGGGTGACCATGCCGTCGTCGCTTGGGCGTCAGCATGTTTCGCCGCTGATTCCGGCGTTTCTGCGGTTGTATCCGGGTGTGAGCATCGAGCTGCGCATGACGGATCAGATCATCGATCTCGTCGATGAGGGCATCGATCTCGCCATTCGCATCGGCGCGTTGAAGGACTCGACGCTCGTCGCGCGCAAGCTGGCGAGCAACCGGCGCGTGCTGTGCGCGTCGCCTGCGTATATCGAGGCGCATGGCCGGCCGCGGCACCCGGCCGAGCTTGCGGAGCACGAGTGCGTGATCCTATCCGACCAGCGCGACTGGAGCTTTCATACGCCGACGGGCGTGATCGATGTACGCGTGTCGGGGCGCATCGTGACCGATAACGGCGAAGTGATCCGGGACGCGATCGCGGCGGGCGTCGGTATCGCGTTGAAGTCGACGTGGAGCGTGGCGCCGCTGCTCGCGAGCGGCGAACTCGTGACGCTGCTCGATGATTATCCGTGCGCGCAGACGGTCGCGATTTGGGCGGTGTATCCGAGTCGCGCGTTCGTGCCGCCGAAGACGCTGGCTTTCATCGATTTTCTGGCCGAGCGCTTCGGCGAGCCGCCGTATTGGGACGTCGATCCGGGAAGCGTGCAGCGGTAG
- a CDS encoding zinc-binding alcohol dehydrogenase family protein, which yields MKAIGLTRYLPISNPESLVDIELDKPAPSGRDLLVKIEAIAVNPVDTKVRAPKDKTEATPRVLGWDAAGVVEAVGPEVTLFKPGDAVYYAGDITRQGANSEFHLIDERIVGAKPKSLDFTCAAALPLTTITAWEALFDRLNVSAEGKDAGKTVLIIGGAGGVGSIGIQLAKQVAKLNVIATASRPESAQWAKELGADHIVNHFEDIPKQLKDAGFPQVDFVLIFNDTDKHFPAAAEVIKPQGGICTIVENAKPIAVELLKAKSAAFHWEFMFTRAMFHTPDMIEQHKLLTEVARLIDAGAIRTTLGRDLGKINATNLREAHRLLEEGRAIGKLVLTGF from the coding sequence ATGAAAGCCATTGGACTGACTCGCTATCTGCCGATTTCGAATCCTGAATCGCTCGTCGACATCGAGCTCGACAAACCCGCGCCTTCTGGGCGCGACCTGCTCGTGAAAATCGAGGCGATCGCCGTCAACCCCGTCGACACGAAAGTGCGCGCGCCAAAGGACAAGACCGAGGCCACGCCACGCGTGCTCGGTTGGGACGCGGCGGGCGTCGTCGAAGCGGTCGGCCCCGAGGTCACGCTTTTCAAGCCGGGCGATGCCGTCTATTACGCAGGCGACATCACGCGGCAAGGCGCGAACAGCGAATTTCATCTGATCGACGAACGCATTGTCGGCGCGAAGCCGAAGTCGCTTGATTTCACGTGCGCGGCGGCGTTGCCGCTCACGACCATCACCGCATGGGAAGCGCTCTTCGACCGCCTGAACGTGTCCGCCGAAGGCAAGGACGCGGGCAAGACGGTGCTGATCATTGGCGGGGCGGGCGGAGTGGGGTCCATCGGCATTCAGTTGGCCAAGCAGGTTGCGAAGCTGAACGTGATCGCCACCGCATCGCGGCCGGAATCCGCGCAATGGGCGAAGGAGCTGGGCGCGGATCACATCGTCAATCACTTCGAGGACATCCCTAAGCAGCTGAAGGACGCGGGCTTCCCGCAAGTCGATTTCGTGCTGATCTTCAACGACACCGACAAGCATTTTCCGGCAGCGGCGGAAGTGATCAAGCCGCAAGGCGGCATCTGTACGATTGTCGAGAATGCGAAGCCGATCGCGGTCGAATTGCTGAAGGCGAAAAGCGCGGCGTTCCACTGGGAGTTCATGTTCACGCGCGCGATGTTCCATACGCCCGACATGATCGAACAACACAAGCTGCTCACGGAAGTGGCGCGGCTGATCGACGCAGGCGCGATCCGCACGACGCTCGGCCGCGACCTCGGCAAGATCAATGCGACGAATCTGCGCGAGGCGCATCGCCTGCTGGAAGAAGGGCGCGCGATCGGCAAGCTCGTGCTGACCGGTTTTTGA
- a CDS encoding DUF6013 family protein yields the protein MNRRPNFSRIVSAFALALGVIASAHATPGIKVLSEAPNDGPIKYSVKMVSKSFGNEQETRTIRSGQSDDFTWQGAAPAGAQPVPDGCPQAASVPHSADGAAVRQVQIRFAPVIADNGAANVQISFRAYAPKGVNKVTVGGKSLQCPVDNRFSQVVRFSMSTSTGSKKTVTLDDGTQLTITASRK from the coding sequence ATGAATCGTCGCCCGAATTTCAGTCGCATCGTTTCAGCGTTCGCGCTCGCGTTGGGCGTGATCGCGAGCGCGCATGCGACGCCAGGCATCAAGGTTCTCTCCGAAGCGCCCAATGACGGGCCGATCAAATACAGCGTGAAGATGGTGTCGAAGAGCTTCGGCAACGAACAGGAAACGCGCACCATCCGCTCGGGGCAAAGCGACGACTTTACCTGGCAGGGCGCGGCGCCCGCTGGCGCGCAGCCGGTGCCGGATGGCTGTCCGCAGGCGGCATCGGTGCCGCATAGCGCGGACGGCGCGGCCGTGCGCCAGGTGCAGATTCGCTTTGCGCCGGTCATCGCGGATAACGGCGCGGCCAATGTGCAGATCAGTTTTCGAGCTTATGCGCCGAAGGGTGTGAATAAGGTCACGGTCGGCGGCAAGAGCTTACAGTGTCCCGTCGATAATCGCTTCAGCCAAGTCGTGCGCTTTTCCATGTCGACTTCGACCGGCTCCAAGAAGACCGTCACGCTCGATGATGGAACGCAACTGACGATCACGGCGAGTCGGAAGTAG
- a CDS encoding Ku protein: MPHMIWKGAISFGLVHVPVQLYPATQSDKVGFNLLDKRSMDPIGYKQINKNTGKDVTRDNIVRGFEYEKGKYVVMTDAEIRAANPESTQTVDILAFVDAPEISFLSLDTPYYLAPDRKGEKVYALLRDALKDTGKVGIASVVLHNKQHLAALIPVGPALALNTLRWGDEVRDFTDFKFPDEDTKKAGVSPKELDMAKRLIDDMSDSWDPTKYHDTFKDDIMALVDRKVKEGKVAEVMKIDEGSGGEGKASADILDLSELLKRSLKKGGAAPAKRGAAASKDDDSGEEPAAKPARKTTRRKRA, translated from the coding sequence ATGCCGCACATGATCTGGAAAGGTGCGATCAGCTTCGGGCTGGTCCACGTGCCCGTGCAACTGTATCCCGCCACGCAGTCGGACAAGGTCGGCTTCAATCTGCTCGACAAACGCTCGATGGACCCCATCGGCTACAAGCAGATCAACAAGAACACCGGCAAGGACGTGACACGCGACAACATCGTGCGCGGCTTCGAATACGAGAAGGGCAAGTACGTCGTGATGACCGATGCCGAAATCCGCGCGGCCAATCCCGAGTCGACTCAAACGGTCGATATCCTCGCTTTCGTCGATGCCCCCGAAATCTCGTTCCTCTCGCTCGACACGCCGTACTATCTCGCGCCCGATCGCAAAGGCGAAAAGGTCTATGCGCTCCTGCGCGACGCCTTGAAAGACACAGGCAAGGTCGGCATCGCAAGCGTCGTGCTGCACAACAAGCAGCATCTGGCCGCATTGATCCCCGTCGGTCCCGCGCTTGCGCTCAACACCTTGCGCTGGGGCGACGAAGTACGCGATTTCACCGACTTCAAGTTCCCCGATGAAGACACGAAGAAAGCGGGCGTATCGCCGAAAGAACTCGACATGGCCAAGCGCCTGATCGACGACATGAGCGACTCGTGGGACCCGACGAAGTATCACGACACCTTCAAGGACGACATCATGGCGCTCGTCGACCGCAAGGTGAAGGAAGGCAAGGTCGCGGAAGTCATGAAGATCGACGAGGGTAGCGGCGGCGAAGGCAAGGCATCCGCCGATATCCTCGACCTTTCCGAACTGCTCAAGCGCAGCCTGAAGAAGGGCGGCGCGGCGCCGGCCAAGCGCGGCGCCGCGGCATCGAAAGACGACGATTCGGGTGAAGAACCCGCCGCGAAGCCCGCGCGCAAGACTACGCGGCGCAAGCGTGCCTGA